DNA sequence from the Pseudophryne corroboree isolate aPseCor3 chromosome 6, aPseCor3.hap2, whole genome shotgun sequence genome:
GTATTTTCAGCCTCTGCCTGGTTTGTTCACTTAATGCAATGCgattgcaggacctgttctgcacatgcccagaagggtactgcacatgtgccggttCCCCATCAGGAAACTGCACAGAGGATCACGATTACACTCCTTACTGAATAACCACCTACACTGGCTAAGCTGTGCGGCAGGGGGATTGTTTTACTCCAAGTTATTCCTCATGAGGACAGGAGACAAGGAAAGACAGCAGCAAAGCAGGGAATACTAAGTATCATTCCTTCTACAGAGCAATCCCTGATTGTCAGGAAGACCCTATGTTTATATTTCATCCACAGCTATAAAATTACGTAAATACTCTATTTGccgagtagtaataataataggattttaattacctactgtaaatctttttctaatagtccgtagaggatgctggggtccacattagtaccatggggtatagaaaggTCCCttgagagccatgggcactttaagagtttaatagtgtgagctggctcctccctctatgcccctcctaccagactcagtctagaaactgtgcccgaggagacggacatattttaagagaaggaaatacacagatattggtgagattcacaccagcgcacacataacaaggcaaaacaagctaaccagcttgaacaattcagcaacagctgaacaacagtacttaagtaacaaggcagtactgaaccaagaaaCTACTGCAGGAGAACGAAGAGCCGGgcaggcgtccagcatcctctacggactacaagaaaaggatttaccggtaggtaattaaaatcctaattttctcttacgtcctagaggatgctggggtccacattagtaccatggggatgtaccaaagctcccagtacgggagggagagcgcggaggctcctgcagtactgattgaccaaacttaaggtcgtcaaaggccaaagcatcgaacttgtagaacttggcaaacgtgttcgaccctgaccaagtagctgctcggcaaagctgtaaagccgagacaacccgggcaaccgcacaggaagaacccactttagggagtagagtgggccttaacagattttggacatggcaagcctgccgtagaataagcatgctggatagtaaacctgatcctgcgagaaatcgtctgcttagaagcaggacatccaaccttgttgggatcataaaggacaaacagagcgtccgacttcctgtgacgtgaAGTTCTCTCACAtaaagtttgagaatccttgggatgagcggaagtggaggggacacatacaccaactggaatatacacggagtcaccagtgcgtccaccaccactgcctgtgggtctctcgacctggaacagtacctgcaatgcatcttgttgaggcaggaggccatcatgttgatttgaggtatgccccaaagacttgtcacctctgtgagcaCCTCGGGGTGgaggccacactctcctggatggagattgtgtctgctgaggaagtccggttccgagttgtccacacccagaatgaagatcgctgagAGCTCCatcgcatgcctttctgcccagaggaggatctttgttacctctgacattgcagctctgcgttccgccttgttggtttatgtaggccacagtcattacattatccgactgcacctaaatggcctgatcttgtagacgATGTGCCGctagtagaaggccgttgtagacggctcttagttccagaatgtttatcagaagtatggattccagacttgaccaccttccttggaagtttttcctttgggtgaccgcgccccaacctctgagacttgcatccgtggttagaaggatccagttctgtatcccaaacctgcggcccctaAGAAGgcaaggcatttgtagccaccataggagtgaaatcctggctttcggcgaaagatgtattctctggtgcatgtgcaggtgagatcctgtccaggagatccagctggaagattcTTGCAATGAATCTACCATACTgtaaagcctcgtaggaggcaaccatctaacCCAGAAGGCAAATTCActaatgaaccaatacccgggcaggcttcaagaagtcccggaccattgattgtatcaccaacgctttctctactgttagaaacaccctctgcacttccgtgtcgggatcatccctaggaaaaacaaacaatctccttgttggctccaaatgtgactttggaagattcaggatccatccatgatcccggagtagttgagttgtgagagcaatgttctgcaacaacttctccctggaagatgcctttatcagcagatcgtccagatatggaattatgttcactccctgcttgcggaggagtaacatcatttctgccattaccttggtgaacaccctcggtgcagtgtagagtccaaatggcagtgcctggaatggatagtgacagtccaacagtgcaaatctgagataagcctggtgtagcggccaaattggaatatggaggtatgcatccttcatatctagggataccaggaatttcccctcctccagacctgagatcactgctctcagagattacattttgaacttgaattccctcaaataagggtttaaagatttcaggttcaatattgctctgaccgaaccgtccggtttcggcactacaaataggattgaatagtaacccctgttttccagatgaggtggaactgggacaatgacatttgTCCTTTGTAATTTTTGAACGGCtttgaatctgtgaggtgggagttcttgaaattccagtctgtacccctgggatacaatatcttgcacccaggggtccaggcctgaggacacctagacctgactgaaatttcttagatgTGCTCCCACCTGCACGATttccaggctgtgaggtccaccatTATGCTGAggatttagaggaagcagaaccaggcttCTGTTAATGGGAACCTGCTGGTGTAGGTTTTCTGGATTTACCCCGAAGGGTAGGATCTCCACACTTttgttggattccgcatccgcagaccattggcacagccagagtcccctgtgtgccgagacagccatggaagacgtccttgcattcagatgacccaggtccttcatggcctccactagGAAACCTGCAGaaacctgtatgtgacgtaaaaacattttaatgtcacttctatctatagaatctaaatcctctaataatgtgcctgaccactttactatggatttagaaatccatgcacaggcaatagtgggccttaacgccatgcctgaagcagtgtatatggatttgaacgtagtctcaatcttgcggtctgccggctcttttaaagtggtagacccagggacacgtaaaaccacctttttagacaatctagatacagaagcttctactataggagggtttttccaactttttcctgtcctcttcagagaAAGGAGGAGCAacgagaaccctctttgggatctggaattttgtgTCCGGgatttcccaagatttttcaaacaatgcgtttaattccttagacgcagggaaggtaagggaggctttcttattgtctgtaaagtaagcctcctcaacctgctcaggtaccttgtcagtaatgtgtaaaacgtccctaatggcctcaattatgagttgcacccccttagcaagggatgcctcccacccAGTATATTTCTATCACCAACTCCCGTATTAGAGTCGGTTTCCGTGTCGACCTGcaatatctgggcaagagcacgctttttgggGCATGTACCAGGGGATttggatgaggtagtgggagcagaatacgacaaaacctctacaagattttttcaaaacctgtgtttcagtctcattatgagctatcctagatgaaatctgggatatcattcccttaatagaagccacccactggggttcggattcagaaggctgagacagtatattgcattcctgagtacatggaatagactcctctggagaacatacacactctgcagcacaagacacagagtccctagacatggtaatgtgagatatataaacatatagacacacacagtaAAATGTCAGACACAGGTTCCCCCaataccttcagagagacagagttaaggagccagcacacacagtgtcccagtaggcagttatataataaaagcctggtgctgactgagtaaccttaatagactaTACAGTACTAAAATGTGAATAAACACTCTCCCCCCTCTATAACcctctggtaccgcacaggatagctggagttatgttaaggggcagcgctccctgtcagcgtctctgagctgtgatctgcagagagaaaatggtgctggtgagtgctagatcccctctgagaagctccgccccctttaatggcacgtcttcccgcacttctggagattatactggcctaggGTAATGGTGGCTAGCAGCAGTACAGAGTCCCTGATAGCAATAGTGACCAGCGtaaagggtattgcgctggcccagggctcccctcacagcaccgcacacatgtacctctgagccctccggagcgcagactTACACGGCTgtactcccacccttgtgccaccattcttgCCGGTGACCCACTTATCGGGGCACCGACGTCATACTCACTACCTCGACCTtttggctgttagggggtggcagcagtgctgcctcgggggctagcgatcatcaccgtcaggagctcagtgtcctgtcagcggagataggagccattaacctctagggttggttcctattccctccttaagtcccacgaagcagggaggctgtcgcctgtaccgaattcaaaaaaaaaaaaaaaaaaagaactcctagtagctcccctagctgtgaccgcctccaacgggcacattttctaaactgagtgtggtaggtggggcatagaggaaggagccagcccacctcttaaaatgcccatggctcccaagggacccgtctattccccatggtactaatgtggaccccagcatcctctaggacgtaggagataaTGATAAAATTATTCTTTGAGGTGCCAGATAGTCATTGTTACATGATCACCTAAGCATCTCTCCTGGGTCTATCTTCTAAAATGTAGAAAAGGAATGTACAAAAGTATTAAATACTGATGAAATAATTTTAGTCAATGAGTGTTATGAGGATAACTGCTAGTAACATGTATGGTTATTACAGATATGCGGCCGGATGTAATGGATTGGAGACGGCCAGAacttgaaatgtttttttttttaaagcagcaaatgtttacaatgcaaaaccagtctcggagctccggccatctcgcagcccattacatccggcccattattTGTACATGGTCCTTCAGTCTACATACAGGACAGATCTGTCTGCGTTACATCACTGAgtactatggacctgattcagagatatatgcagccagatctgcgtctatctcctcacatgctgggggccgcccagcacaggacaaggctgcccGGTATGTGTGACGGTCTGCCAgcccgatgcatctgcaattagattgtggacgcaTCAAACTAATGTTGACCCCTGTCCGCGCAGCCTGTCCGCGCTGTCAGACGGTCAGCCGCCATGTTTTATAAATGGagctgctgcatgtgacatcacgcaccgAAAACAGTCACGGCATGCCCTCGATGGGTCCACCGCACCCCACCCCCAATCATCTTGTGGCCACATCCTTCATAGATGCAGCCGCGAGAAGGGTCACACGTGCACTGCAGCCAGTGCATGTGCGCAGACCACCGAAATGCAGCCGCTGCGTACAGATGCACGGCTGCgtacaggtctgaatgaccccctatgtcaaagTTAGTATTGTGTATATTATTACTGTCATACTAGTTTCATTTATTGTGAAGGAACTTTACTATTATCCTGGTACACAGGAgccctaaatcagatctgatcgcagcagcaaaattgttatctaatggacacaaccatgtgcactgcagggggcagatgtaacatgtgcagggggagttagatttgggtggggtgtattcaaactgaaatctaaattgcagtgtaaaaataaagcagtcagtatataccctgcacagaaacaaataaaccacccaaatctaattccctctgcacgttatatctgccccccaccacagtgcacatagttttgcccattatctaacaattttgctgctgcaatcagatctgaattaggcccaatgcgcaCAACTTGGGACTTATTTACTTACATGATGTGGAAAGCAAGcatgtgctgtaacccatagcaaccagatatcAGCTATTAGCTGTCTAGTGCCAGCAAACAAACAAGTGTTATaatttggttgctatgggatacAGACGATCAGTGTTTTACTTACACCATTTTACTAAACAGTAATAGTAGTAATATAAAAGGTATTAGAGAAAGAACACGGAGGTATAAGAGACCAGAGGAAAGACCTGTAGCGGGTATACTGTAGTTACTACACAGTTATTTTGAAAGCCAGAGATTTTCACTCCATTTGTGTGCTGGATATAAAGGGCAATAGAAATACAAGCAAAACAAGCCTGAATTTACATGTATTATTACTGCCCTTTATCATCCAGCGATCATAGACAGTAAGAATCAGTGGCTTTGAAAAACGGATATTTAGGAAATATAACCCATATGGTGAAACAGAGCAGCATACATTGTTCCTGTAGAAATACCCAGTACTCATAGCCCTGCTGGTCAGAGAAGGAATCCCAGTACTGAGAGGAGCTGCTGGAACTCTCTACTGGTCCCAGCACCTGCATGAGCAGAACAGCTGTATATTACAGAGCTCAGTAATGGCAGTCCCACAGTCATTggctattgttatactgcagctctaGTTCCTAAAACAGAGACCTTCCCAAGGGAAAAAGTACCTCCAGGTCCACttgtctgacctctcctgtctttaTCTAGAGTAATTTATATAAAACACATCACATTCAGAAAATAAATATTGGCTCCATTGCATTCATACAGTTGTGATAAGTTACATTACTTATGATACACAAGCTGCATTCAGGCCCTCAGAGTGACTCTGCATGTGATTACTGAGTGTTTTCTTACtagtaaaacacttgctgcattctgaacatgtaaatagtttttctcctgtgtgactcctctgatgtataacaagatatgacttatgggaaaaacacttgctgcattcagaacattcaaatggtttctttcctgtgtgaactctctgatgcataacaagctctgacttccgggaaaaacacttcctacattcagaacatgtaaatggtttttctcctgtgtgactcctctgatgtatagtaagaagtgacttctgggaaaaacacttgctgcactcagaacatgtaaatggtttctctcctgtgtgactcctctgatgtataacaagatatgacttatcggagaaacacttgctgcattcagaacattcaaatggtttctctcctgtgtgactcctctgatgtttaacaagattcgaCTTCAGGGAAAAACACTTTCTACATTCAGtacattcaaatggtttctctcctgtgtgactcctctgatgtataacaagatacgacttatgggaaaaacacttgctacattcagaacatgtaaatggtttctctcctgtgtgactcctctgatgtataacaaaatacgacttctgggaaaaacacttcctacattcagaacattcaaatggtttctttcctgtgtgaactctctgatgcataacaagctctgacttctgggaaaaacacttcctacattcagaacatgtaaatggtttttctcctgtgtgactcctctgatgattaacaagatatgacttctgggaaaaacacttgctgcactcagaacatgtaaatggtttctctcctgtgtgactcctctgatgtataacaagaaatgaattctgggaaaaacacttcctacattcagaacattcaaatggtttctctcctgtgtgaatcctctgatgtataacaagattcgACTTCAGGGAAAAACACTTTCTACATTCAGtacattcaaatggtttctctcctgtgtgactcctctgatgtataacaagattcgacttcagggaaaaacacttcctacattctgaacattcaaatggtttctctcctgtgtgaatcctctgatgtataatAAGCTCTGACTTTAGGGGAAAACCCTccctacattcagaacatgtaaatggtttctctcctgtgtgactcctctgatgtataacaagattccacttcaggggaaaacacTTCCTACATTCAGTACATtcaaatggcttctctcctgtgtgactcctctgatgtataacaagctctgCCTTCCGGGGAAAACACTTcctacattcagaacattcaaatggtttctctcctgtgtgactcctctgatgtaaaaCGAGATGAGACTTCAGGGAAAAAcacttcccacattcagaacatgtaaatggtttttctcctgtgtgactcctctgatgtttaacaagagatGACTTCcaggaaaaacacttgctacattcagaacatgtaaatggtttctctcctgtgtgaatcctctgatgtatgaTAAGACGTGATTTATGTGTAAAGCTTCTATCACACTCCGAGCACAGGTGTGGTCTCTCTCCTGTGAGACTCATCATGTATAAGTTAAAAACTTCTATCCAGAAAATGAAAATAGTTTCTTTGAACCATTCAGAAGCTTAAGAAGAAATGATATCTTTAGTTGGCTAGAGCAGGAAACAAGATTCATTTCCACATTGTCTCTTTCTGCAGCCTTGTATTCTGTTATTAGTTGGATTCCAGCTCCTTAAGTTACctgtaataaacaaaaaaaatgttaTTTAATAGCCTGAAGATCACCATTGTTATCAGCTGTAGTGTTATATTGTATAAGGAACATGATGTATCTTTATGTATGTTGCCTAATTGCTGGGCTCCCATTTCCAGTCAGATGTGCAGTACAGAGAATGACAGTTAGgaagtatccaattagctgcagtataTTGATAACTTATCACAAATGCAATCATTTGGTATCCTGTTAGCGGCGATAAGTTATTAtcgataagtctccatagggtttatcgtggTTTCTCTTCACCATCTTTGAGCTGGTGGTAAGTAGTGCATAATCCCTATTTAAagctaaaaatgttgggatttggttctgaacccctggtacatccccctgaatgactaatgaggcacttagaagtttttaattatttttacttagccaataatgacgtcatttttggggtcaaaaaatgcaaagtgatgaaaGTTGGGGTACAAGGTAcgagacaggtatattggggtgtttaATAAgtaggacaagtgtttttaggcttgcaggtgggagtaagcaGTCCGTTTCCACTTTTTTGTCCccaaaaattacccaaatatatacttatacccattttaatGTACCCCAGATTTAAGGAAAGCACTAATTTTACTGAAAAAATTGATTTATATAACGTCCACTCGCAAAGTTAACGATACAAGGGAAAAATGGAGGACATTTAAAGAAGCCCATCTGAGCTCCCTCACGGAGGATAAATCTATTAATTTTCTGAACAAACTCAAGAATCAAATTGAGTCTTACAGAATTGAGCTGGTTAAATATAAGAAAGACAAGTTACGCAAAGTTCAAGCAGATTACGAACAACACCGTGTCTACATTTGGTTGGCTAACAGCACGGGACCTCCTTCACAAAGAAAATTCACAGGCCCACGCAGACGTAGGACACAAAGAATGCAGTATAGCACGTCGGCCAGTGAGACCGATGAGGTGTCAATATCCGTCAAATACAGCTTCTTCTCAGGgagcccctttaggggtaaagacccGGGCGATCACGTCCGGCAGACGAAAAAAATCCACCAGACAGGGCGGCCAGTCGAGGCGGCAAGCAGGGAGGAAGACCCCCCAGGTCGACGCGGACC
Encoded proteins:
- the LOC134936091 gene encoding zinc finger protein 850-like — translated: MMSLTGERPHLCSECDRSFTHKSRLIIHQRIHTGEKPFTCSECSKCFSWKSSLVKHQRSHTGEKPFTCSECGKCFSLKSHLVLHQRSHTGEKPFECSECRKCFPRKAELVIHQRSHTGEKPFECTECRKCFPLKWNLVIHQRSHTGEKPFTCSECREGFPLKSELIIHQRIHTGEKPFECSECRKCFSLKSNLVIHQRSHTGEKPFECTECRKCFSLKSNLVIHQRIHTGEKPFECSECRKCFSQNSFLVIHQRSHTGEKPFTCSECSKCFSQKSYLVNHQRSHTGEKPFTCSECRKCFSQKSELVMHQRVHTGKKPFECSECRKCFSQKSYFVIHQRSHTGEKPFTCSECSKCFSHKSYLVIHQRSHTGEKPFECTECRKCFSLKSNLVKHQRSHTGEKPFECSECSKCFSDKSYLVIHQRSHTGEKPFTCSECSKCFSQKSLLTIHQRSHTGEKPFTCSECRKCFSRKSELVMHQRVHTGKKPFECSECSKSFTHKSRLIIHQRSHTGEKPHLCSECDRSFTCKSHLIRHQRIHTGERPHLCSECDRSFTCKSHLIMHQRSHTGERPFTCSDCSKCFSWKSSLVIHQRSHTGEKPFTCSECSKCFSRKSYLVIHQRVHTGKKPFECSECTKCFSHESSLVVHQRSHTGEKPFTCSECSKCFSRKSELIIHQRSHTGEKPFTCSECSKCFSHASSLVIHQRSHTGEKPFTCSECRKCFPQKSPLVIHQRSHTGEKPFECSECRKCFSRKSLLTIHQRSHTGEKPFTCSECRKCFPQKSELVIHQRSHTGEKPFECSECRKCFSMKSHLVRHQRSHTGEKPFTCSECSKCFSQKSYLVIHQRSHTGEKPFTCSECRKCFPQKSDLVVHQRSHTGEKPFICSECSKCFTRKKTLSNHMRSHSSHVTYHNCMNSMEPIFIF